ACATGGGCAGCACGTGGTGCAGCCCGTGCAGCGGCTCGGGGATCGTCTGCCACGGGAAGGTGCCGCCCGCGGTGACCAGCTGGGTCACCAGCAGCACCAGGCCGAGGAACTGACCCACTGCCCCGAACCACGCGTTGAGGGTCTGCACGATCGCCACGAAGGTCACCGACACCAGCACCAGGAAGCCGCAGGTCAGCGCGGCGTGGGCGGGCTCGATGCCCAGCCCGATCGCGATCGTTGCGAGCAGCGCCCCCATCTGCACGACCCCGACGAGCGCGGGCGTCAGCCACCCACCGACCGCCACCCGCAGTGGCGCCTGGTTGGACGCGAGCGCGCGGTCGGACAGCGGACGCACCAGGAGGAACAGCACGTAGGCGCCGATCCACGCCGCGAGGGCCATGAAGAACGGCGCGAGCCCCGCGCCGTAGGTGCCCGCGCTCGCCTGCGAGGTGCTCGCGACGCGCACGGGATCGCCGATGGTGGAGGCGATGCGGTCGCGCGTGCTGGCCGAGGGGTCAGGGATGCGCGCGGCGCCGTCCTTCAGCCTCGTGCCGAGCTGGGACGCTCCGTCGGCGAGCCGGCGCGTACCGCCCGAGAGCTCGCCCGCGCCGTCCGACAGCCGGCGCGTGCCATCGGTGAGCTGCCGTGATCCGGCAGTGAGCTGGTCGGCTCCGCGCCGGGCGCTGGTGATGCCGCTCGACAGCGCAGACGCGTTGTCCGCCAACCGCTTCGTACCATCGGCCACCCGCTCGACCCCAGCAGCGAGCGCGTCGAGCCGACCGCTGCTCTGCTGGACGTCGCCGAGCGCCCGGTCGAGCGGCGCCCCAGCCGCGTCGTACCGGTCGAGCAGCGACTGCTGCTGATCCGCCGGAAGGTCCGTGGCGGCGAGCGCCTGCTGCAGCTGCGCGCGACCCTCGGTGTACCGCTGCGCTGCCAGCTGCGCCGCTGCGGCCACGTGACGTCCGCTCGCCTCGACCGCCGCGTCGCCGTCAGCGACCTGCCGCGCACCCTCGGCCAGCCGGCGGCTCTGCTCCGGCAGGTCACGGGTGCGGGAGTCGAGCGAGCTCAGACCGTCAGCGAGCCGTGAGCTCGCGGCGGCGAGCTGCTCTGCGCCGGCGTCCACGCGGGTGGCGCCGCTCGCCAGCTGCGCCGCGCCGTCGTGGGCCGACCGCGCGCCGTCGGCGAGCCGTCCGGCGCCCTCGGCCGCGTCGACCAGCCCCGCCCGCACCTGGCTCAGGCTGAGCATGAACCGTCCGGCGGCCTGCGCGCCGAGCCGGCGGGCGACGGCGTCACGCACCTGCCCCGACACGTTCGTCGCGATGGTCGAGGCGAGGTAGGAGTTGGCGTCGTTCGTCGTCAGCCGCAACTGCGCCTGCTGGGGGCGCTGACGCTGCGGGCTGGTCAGTGCGGTGGTGAAGCCACGCGGGATCGTCAGCGCGAAGTCGTAGCGGCCGTCGCGTACACCCTGCTCGGCCGTGGTCGCCGAGACGCGGTGCCAGTCGAGGTTCGCCTTCTCCTGCAGGTCGTCGGCGACCCGGCGGCCGACGTTCGTGCGGTCGCCGTCGACGACGGCCCCGGAGTCCTCGACGACCAGCGCGGCGGGCACCCGATCCGTTGCGGCGTAAGGGTCGTGGTTGGCGTAGACGTACAGGCCGCCGTACAGCGTCGGCACGATCATGAGCGCGAGCACCGCGATGCGGGGCAGCCGACCGGCGGTGATGCGGCGCAACTCGGTCAGCGCGATGCGCAGGGCACTCACGCGGTCTCCTTCGAGGCGATGATGGCGCCGCCGATCTCGGCGGCGGGTAGGTGGATGAGGCGGCCGGTGCCGAGGCCCACGGTGACGAGCACGCCGAGGCCCTTCGCGGCCAGCGCGTGCAGCGGTGGCAACCAGGCCTCTGGCGTCGCACCGTGTCGCTCGGGCAGCGTGACCACCAGGAAGCGGACGTCGGGACGCCGGGCCGCCAGCCCCGCGAGCAGAGCCACCCGGGTGCGCGCGTCGAGGGCGTCGAACCGGTGCGGCGGCTGCGCGAGGCCGAGCTCAGCCAGGACGTCGTGCACCGCCGACCGGCGCGTCGACAGTCCGGCGGTCGCCAGCTCCTCGACGACGACGGTCGTGACGGGCAGGGCGCCGTCCGGCTCGCTGACGCCCGGGACGTCGACGAGCGCCACGGCCCGCTGCAGGTGGCGCGCACGGCTGTCGCCGTCGACGTCGACCGACCCCTCGTGCGCCAGCCGCCCGGCGAGCGCCAGCGCGAGAGCCGTGTGGCCGTGGCCCGGATCTCCTACTGCGGCAACAGCTTCGCCGGTCCGCACGATCACGTCCGTGGGTTCGAGCAGCGGCGCGTGACCGCCACCGACGGCCACGGCCCGCCCGGTCAGGATGCCTGCGACCTGATCGCTCACAGCGCGGACACCAGCCGCTCGACGTGGTCGGAGGCGATCCCCAGCGCGCGCAGCACCGAACGGGTGGCCACCACGGCCGCCTGCTCCTCGGCGATCTCCCCCTGCGAGACCGCGTCGAACAGTCCCCACTGCATGGCCCGCACCAGCCGCACGACGGCGTCCGGGCCGGCGCCGTGCAGGTCGACCTGCGCTCCGGCCGCCACGACGAGCTCACGCAGGCGGGCGCGCACAGCTTGCGTGGCACCTGACACCTGCTCGCGGACCCCGGGTGCGCGCGAGAGGTCGGCGAGCCGGTGGTGGCTCGCCACGAGGGCCGAGGTCGCGTGCACGAAGACCGCGAGCGCCTCGACGGCGTCGTCGCACGTCGGCACGGCCGCCAACCGCTCGGCCGCCGCCGCGCCCACCTCGCGCGCCAGCTCGGCCAGCAGGTCCTCGCGGCTGGCGAAGTGCCCGTAGAGGGTGCGCCGCGAGACACCGGCGCGCGCGGCGATGTCGCTCAGGGACGCCTCGGGCGAGGCGCTGAGCACGTCGAGCGCGGCGTCGAGCACGGCGCGGCGGTTGGCCACGGCATCAGCGCGGCGCGAGGGGGTCGGCACCCCTCCACTGTAGATAGATTGCACACTGATGTGCAACTTAGTCGAGCGGGTGGCGCTCCTGAGTCCGCGGGCCGCGCCCGGTGAGGTCGACCGCGAGCACCAGCAGCGCGACGTCGTCCTCGGCCCGGGCGGGCAGCATGCGCGCCAGCAGCTTGTCGCGCACCGTCTCGGGGTCGGTCCGCACCAGCTCACCGAGCGCCTCGCGCAGCATGGCGATGCCGACGTCGACCGGCTGGTCGCGCCGCTCGACGAGCCCGTCGGTGTAGAGCACGAGCAGGGCGCCGTCCTCGAGCGGCACGGTGTACTGCCGGCGCCCGATGTGGCCGATGCCGAGGAGCGGGTCGGCCGAGCCGCTGTCGTCGAGGGTCTCCACCTCACCGTTCGGGTGCAGCAGCAGCGGCGGCGGGTGGCCGGCGAGGCAGTACTGCAGCTCGAGCGCGCCGCCGTCGTCAGACGGCGCGACCCGACCCACGAACACCGTCGCCAGCGTCTCCTCCCCCAGCTGCTGCATGACGCTCTCGACGTCGGTGAGCGTGCGCGCCGGGTGGCCGCCGTGCCGCGCGGCGAGGGCCCGCACGAGCGTGCGCATCTCACCCATCGCCGCGGCTGCGAGCAGGTCGTGCCCCATCACGTCGCCGATCACGACGGTGGTCGAGCCGTCGGGCTGGTTGAACGCGTCGTACCAGTCGCCACCCACCTGGGCCACCTCGGCCGCGGGCACGTACGCCACCGACAGCGCCACGTCGGGCCGGGCCTGCGGCGTGCGCAGCAGCGAGCGCTGCAGCGTCTCGGCGACGGCGCGCTGCTGGCGGTAGAGGCGGGCGCGGTCGAGCACGATGCCGGCCCGCGCCGCGATCTCGCGCAGCAGCTGCACGTCCTCGTCCGAGAACTCACCTCGTTCCCGGTCGTTGACCACCGACAGCATGCCCACGGACTGCTCCTGCCCGCTGAGCGGCAGCACGACCGCGGAGTCGATCTCGAGCTCGGTGAGCAACCGCAACGGCTCGGCGTCGGTCTCGAACATGGTCGACAGCTCGTCGAGGGCGTTGCCGTTCAGCACCTGCACCGCGGAGGTCTCGACGGCGCGCACCACGAGCGAGTGGTCGGTCATCTGGTCGAGCCGACTCGACGCGTACCGCTCGACGAGCGATCGCCGGTCTGGGTCGGTGTGCCAGCCGACTGCCTCGCCGAGCCCTCGGCGCGTGCCGGCGTGCCGGTCGTCGTCGATGAGCGTGACGATGCACCAGTCGGCCAGCCCCGGCACCACCACCTGGGCCAGGCGGCGCATCGACTCCCGGGCGTCGAGGGTGCCGGCGAGCTCCTCGCTGACTCGCGCGATGAGCCCCGCCCGGCTGATCGCCTGCTGCGCGTTCTGCTCGGCCGCTCGGCGATCGGTGACGTCGATGAAGTAGACCGCCAGGCCGTCCGGGCTCGGCCAGGCGCGCACCTCGTACCACGCTTCGAGCGGCTCGGGGTAGTAGGCGTCGAACGCCACGGGATCACCGCTGTCGGCGGCGTGCCGGTAGTGGGTCTCGAAGTCCGACCCCACGGCGGCGGGGAACTCGGCCCAGATGGAGTTCCCCAGCAGCTCCTCGCGGGGGCGGCCCAGGACGCGCTCGGCCTCGGCGTTCACGAACGTGAACTGCCACTGCGGGTCGAGGAAGAAGAAGCCGGTCGACATCGAGTCCATGACCCGCGCGACGCGCGCTTCGTCGTCCTTGCGCGACGTGGTGTCCTGCGCGGCGCCGATCACCCGGACGACCTCACCGGACTGGTCGGTGAGCGCCCGGCCCCGAGCCGCCACCCACCGCTGGCCATCGCGCACGACGACGCGGTACTCGACCTCGAAGTCGCCCGCCTCGCTGACGGCCCGGTCGAGCGCCACCTGAACGCGGTCGCGGTCGCCGGGATGGACGCCGGCGTAGAAGTCCTCGATCGTCATCGGCCGCTCGCGGTCGGCGGGCGCGATGTCGAAGATGTCGAACAGCTGGCCGTCCCACACGAGCGCGCCGGTGGTGAGG
This is a stretch of genomic DNA from Angustibacter sp. Root456. It encodes these proteins:
- a CDS encoding YhgE/Pip domain-containing protein, with product MSALRIALTELRRITAGRLPRIAVLALMIVPTLYGGLYVYANHDPYAATDRVPAALVVEDSGAVVDGDRTNVGRRVADDLQEKANLDWHRVSATTAEQGVRDGRYDFALTIPRGFTTALTSPQRQRPQQAQLRLTTNDANSYLASTIATNVSGQVRDAVARRLGAQAAGRFMLSLSQVRAGLVDAAEGAGRLADGARSAHDGAAQLASGATRVDAGAEQLAAASSRLADGLSSLDSRTRDLPEQSRRLAEGARQVADGDAAVEASGRHVAAAAQLAAQRYTEGRAQLQQALAATDLPADQQQSLLDRYDAAGAPLDRALGDVQQSSGRLDALAAGVERVADGTKRLADNASALSSGITSARRGADQLTAGSRQLTDGTRRLSDGAGELSGGTRRLADGASQLGTRLKDGAARIPDPSASTRDRIASTIGDPVRVASTSQASAGTYGAGLAPFFMALAAWIGAYVLFLLVRPLSDRALASNQAPLRVAVGGWLTPALVGVVQMGALLATIAIGLGIEPAHAALTCGFLVLVSVTFVAIVQTLNAWFGAVGQFLGLVLLVTQLVTAGGTFPWQTIPEPLHGLHHVLPMSYAVDGLRQLLYGGLGSLVTRDALVLAACLVGALALSTVAARRRRVWTPARIRPELVL
- a CDS encoding SpoIIE family protein phosphatase, whose amino-acid sequence is MGQLEGLGGLPALLSAQADALAEVVAGQPLVLVLDDLLRAVEQASSREVMASVLLLDDDGQHLRHGAAPSLPAEYNAAIDGVRIGPSVGSCGTAAYRRSRVIVEDVETDPLWDDFRDLARRFDLRACWSTPIIGSRDEPLGTFALYSREPRRPGAAELAAIDVLVGTFALIIERSRVGQAGSVLQDAAARRLVLELAMGAGGLGTFDWDLTTGALVWDGQLFDIFDIAPADRERPMTIEDFYAGVHPGDRDRVQVALDRAVSEAGDFEVEYRVVVRDGQRWVAARGRALTDQSGEVVRVIGAAQDTTSRKDDEARVARVMDSMSTGFFFLDPQWQFTFVNAEAERVLGRPREELLGNSIWAEFPAAVGSDFETHYRHAADSGDPVAFDAYYPEPLEAWYEVRAWPSPDGLAVYFIDVTDRRAAEQNAQQAISRAGLIARVSEELAGTLDARESMRRLAQVVVPGLADWCIVTLIDDDRHAGTRRGLGEAVGWHTDPDRRSLVERYASSRLDQMTDHSLVVRAVETSAVQVLNGNALDELSTMFETDAEPLRLLTELEIDSAVVLPLSGQEQSVGMLSVVNDRERGEFSDEDVQLLREIAARAGIVLDRARLYRQQRAVAETLQRSLLRTPQARPDVALSVAYVPAAEVAQVGGDWYDAFNQPDGSTTVVIGDVMGHDLLAAAAMGEMRTLVRALAARHGGHPARTLTDVESVMQQLGEETLATVFVGRVAPSDDGGALELQYCLAGHPPPLLLHPNGEVETLDDSGSADPLLGIGHIGRRQYTVPLEDGALLVLYTDGLVERRDQPVDVGIAMLREALGELVRTDPETVRDKLLARMLPARAEDDVALLVLAVDLTGRGPRTQERHPLD
- a CDS encoding TetR/AcrR family transcriptional regulator — translated: MPTPSRRADAVANRRAVLDAALDVLSASPEASLSDIAARAGVSRRTLYGHFASREDLLAELAREVGAAAAERLAAVPTCDDAVEALAVFVHATSALVASHHRLADLSRAPGVREQVSGATQAVRARLRELVVAAGAQVDLHGAGPDAVVRLVRAMQWGLFDAVSQGEIAEEQAAVVATRSVLRALGIASDHVERLVSAL